The Macaca thibetana thibetana isolate TM-01 chromosome 11, ASM2454274v1, whole genome shotgun sequence genome window below encodes:
- the FBXL14 gene encoding F-box/LRR-repeat protein 14 isoform X3, whose translation METHISCLFPELLAMIFGYLDVRDKGRAAQVCTAWRDAAYHKSVWRGVEAKLHLRRANPSLFPSLQARGIRRVQILSLRRSLSYVIQGMANIESLNLSGCYNLTDNGLGHAFVQEIGSLRALNLSLCKQITDSSLGRIAQYLKGLEVLELGGCSNITNTGLLLIAWGLQRLKSLNLRSCRHLSDVGIGHLAGMTRSAAEGCLGLEQLTLQDCQKLTDLSLKHISRGLTGLRLLNLSFCGGISDAGLLHLSHMGSLRSLNLRSCDNISDTGIMHLAMGSLRLSGLDVSFCDKVGDQSLAYIAQGLDGLKSLSLCSCHISDDGINRMVRQMHGLRTLNIGQCVRITDKGLELIAEHLSQLTGIDLYGCTRITKRGLERITQLPCLKVLNLGLWQMTDSEKVRRHEGIFLHYSL comes from the coding sequence atggaGACCCACATCTCATGCCTGTTCCCGGAGCTGCTGGCCATGATCTTCGGCTACCTGGACGTCCGGGACAAGGGGCGCGCGGCGCAGGTGTGCACGGCCTGGCGGGACGCCGCCTACCACAAGTCGGTGTGGCGGGGGGTGGAGGCCAAGCTGCACCTGCGCCGGGCCAACCCGTCGCTGTTCCCCAGCCTGCAGGCCCGGGGCATCCGCCGCGTGCAGATCCTGAGTCTCCGCCGCAGCCTCAGCTACGTGATCCAGGGCATGGCCAACATCGAGAGCCTCAACCTCAGCGGCTGCTACAACCTCACCGACAACGGGCTGGGCCACGCGTTTGTGCAGGAGATCGGCTCCCTGCGCGCTCTCAACCTGAGCCTCTGCAAGCAGATCACTGACAGCAGCCTGGGCCGCATAGCCCAGTATCTGAAGGGCCTGGAGGTGCTGGAGCTGGGGGGTTGCAGCAACATCACCAACACTGGCCTTTTGCTCATCGCCTGGGGTCTGCAGCGCCTCAAGAGCCTTAACCTCCGCAGCTGCCGCCACCTCTCGGATGTCGGCATCGGGCACCTGGCCGGCATGACGCGCAGCGCTGCGGAGGGCTGCCTGGGCCTGGAGCAGCTCACGCTACAGGACTGCCAGAAGCTCACAGATCTTTCTCTAAAGCACATCTCCCGAGGGCTGACGGGCCTGAGGCTCCTCAACCTCAGCTTCTGTGGGGGCATCTCGGACGCTGGCCTCCTGCACCTGTCGCACATGGGCAGCCTGCGCAGCCTCAACCTGCGCTCCTGTGACAACATCAGTGACACGGGCATCATGCATCTGGCCATGGGCAGCCTGCGCCTCTCGGGGCTGGATGTGTCGTTCTGTGACAAGGTGGGAGACCAGAGTCTGGCTTACATAGCCCAAGGGCTGGATGGCctcaagtctctctctctctgctcctgccACATCAGTGATGATGGCATCAACCGCATGGTGCGGCAGATGCACGGGCTGCGCACGCTCAACATTGGACAGTGTGTGCGCATCACGGACAAGGGCCTGGAGCTGATCGCTGAGCACCTGAGCCAGCTCACCGGCATAGACCTGTACGGCTGCACCCGAATCACCAAGCGCGGCCTGGAGCGCATCACGCAGCTGCCCTGCCTCAAGGTACTCAACCTGGGACTCTGGCAGATGACGGACAGTGAGAAGGTCAG
- the FBXL14 gene encoding F-box/LRR-repeat protein 14 isoform X1 — translation METHISCLFPELLAMIFGYLDVRDKGRAAQVCTAWRDAAYHKSVWRGVEAKLHLRRANPSLFPSLQARGIRRVQILSLRRSLSYVIQGMANIESLNLSGCYNLTDNGLGHAFVQEIGSLRALNLSLCKQITDSSLGRIAQYLKGLEVLELGGCSNITNTGLLLIAWGLQRLKSLNLRSCRHLSDVGIGHLAGMTRSAAEGCLGLEQLTLQDCQKLTDLSLKHISRGLTGLRLLNLSFCGGISDAGLLHLSHMGSLRSLNLRSCDNISDTGIMHLAMGSLRLSGLDVSFCDKVGDQSLAYIAQGLDGLKSLSLCSCHISDDGINRMVRQMHGLRTLNIGQCVRITDKGLELIAEHLSQLTGIDLYGCTRITKRGLERITQLPCLKVLNLGLWQMTDSEKVRDCSDFAWWSCLYQPRIFGHM, via the exons atggaGACCCACATCTCATGCCTGTTCCCGGAGCTGCTGGCCATGATCTTCGGCTACCTGGACGTCCGGGACAAGGGGCGCGCGGCGCAGGTGTGCACGGCCTGGCGGGACGCCGCCTACCACAAGTCGGTGTGGCGGGGGGTGGAGGCCAAGCTGCACCTGCGCCGGGCCAACCCGTCGCTGTTCCCCAGCCTGCAGGCCCGGGGCATCCGCCGCGTGCAGATCCTGAGTCTCCGCCGCAGCCTCAGCTACGTGATCCAGGGCATGGCCAACATCGAGAGCCTCAACCTCAGCGGCTGCTACAACCTCACCGACAACGGGCTGGGCCACGCGTTTGTGCAGGAGATCGGCTCCCTGCGCGCTCTCAACCTGAGCCTCTGCAAGCAGATCACTGACAGCAGCCTGGGCCGCATAGCCCAGTATCTGAAGGGCCTGGAGGTGCTGGAGCTGGGGGGTTGCAGCAACATCACCAACACTGGCCTTTTGCTCATCGCCTGGGGTCTGCAGCGCCTCAAGAGCCTTAACCTCCGCAGCTGCCGCCACCTCTCGGATGTCGGCATCGGGCACCTGGCCGGCATGACGCGCAGCGCTGCGGAGGGCTGCCTGGGCCTGGAGCAGCTCACGCTACAGGACTGCCAGAAGCTCACAGATCTTTCTCTAAAGCACATCTCCCGAGGGCTGACGGGCCTGAGGCTCCTCAACCTCAGCTTCTGTGGGGGCATCTCGGACGCTGGCCTCCTGCACCTGTCGCACATGGGCAGCCTGCGCAGCCTCAACCTGCGCTCCTGTGACAACATCAGTGACACGGGCATCATGCATCTGGCCATGGGCAGCCTGCGCCTCTCGGGGCTGGATGTGTCGTTCTGTGACAAGGTGGGAGACCAGAGTCTGGCTTACATAGCCCAAGGGCTGGATGGCctcaagtctctctctctctgctcctgccACATCAGTGATGATGGCATCAACCGCATGGTGCGGCAGATGCACGGGCTGCGCACGCTCAACATTGGACAGTGTGTGCGCATCACGGACAAGGGCCTGGAGCTGATCGCTGAGCACCTGAGCCAGCTCACCGGCATAGACCTGTACGGCTGCACCCGAATCACCAAGCGCGGCCTGGAGCGCATCACGCAGCTGCCCTGCCTCAAGGTACTCAACCTGGGACTCTGGCAGATGACGGACAGTGAGAAGGTCAG gGATTGCTCTGATTTTGCCTGGTGGAGTTGCCTTTACCAACCCAGAATATTTGGTCATATGTAA
- the FBXL14 gene encoding F-box/LRR-repeat protein 14 isoform X2 gives METHISCLFPELLAMIFGYLDVRDKGRAAQVCTAWRDAAYHKSVWRGVEAKLHLRRANPSLFPSLQARGIRRVQILSLRRSLSYVIQGMANIESLNLSGCYNLTDNGLGHAFVQEIGSLRALNLSLCKQITDSSLGRIAQYLKGLEVLELGGCSNITNTGLLLIAWGLQRLKSLNLRSCRHLSDVGIGHLAGMTRSAAEGCLGLEQLTLQDCQKLTDLSLKHISRGLTGLRLLNLSFCGGISDAGLLHLSHMGSLRSLNLRSCDNISDTGIMHLAMGSLRLSGLDVSFCDKVGDQSLAYIAQGLDGLKSLSLCSCHISDDGINRMVRQMHGLRTLNIGQCVRITDKGLELIAEHLSQLTGIDLYGCTRITKRGLERITQLPCLKVLNLGLWQMTDSEKEARGDFSPLFTVRTRGSSRR, from the coding sequence atggaGACCCACATCTCATGCCTGTTCCCGGAGCTGCTGGCCATGATCTTCGGCTACCTGGACGTCCGGGACAAGGGGCGCGCGGCGCAGGTGTGCACGGCCTGGCGGGACGCCGCCTACCACAAGTCGGTGTGGCGGGGGGTGGAGGCCAAGCTGCACCTGCGCCGGGCCAACCCGTCGCTGTTCCCCAGCCTGCAGGCCCGGGGCATCCGCCGCGTGCAGATCCTGAGTCTCCGCCGCAGCCTCAGCTACGTGATCCAGGGCATGGCCAACATCGAGAGCCTCAACCTCAGCGGCTGCTACAACCTCACCGACAACGGGCTGGGCCACGCGTTTGTGCAGGAGATCGGCTCCCTGCGCGCTCTCAACCTGAGCCTCTGCAAGCAGATCACTGACAGCAGCCTGGGCCGCATAGCCCAGTATCTGAAGGGCCTGGAGGTGCTGGAGCTGGGGGGTTGCAGCAACATCACCAACACTGGCCTTTTGCTCATCGCCTGGGGTCTGCAGCGCCTCAAGAGCCTTAACCTCCGCAGCTGCCGCCACCTCTCGGATGTCGGCATCGGGCACCTGGCCGGCATGACGCGCAGCGCTGCGGAGGGCTGCCTGGGCCTGGAGCAGCTCACGCTACAGGACTGCCAGAAGCTCACAGATCTTTCTCTAAAGCACATCTCCCGAGGGCTGACGGGCCTGAGGCTCCTCAACCTCAGCTTCTGTGGGGGCATCTCGGACGCTGGCCTCCTGCACCTGTCGCACATGGGCAGCCTGCGCAGCCTCAACCTGCGCTCCTGTGACAACATCAGTGACACGGGCATCATGCATCTGGCCATGGGCAGCCTGCGCCTCTCGGGGCTGGATGTGTCGTTCTGTGACAAGGTGGGAGACCAGAGTCTGGCTTACATAGCCCAAGGGCTGGATGGCctcaagtctctctctctctgctcctgccACATCAGTGATGATGGCATCAACCGCATGGTGCGGCAGATGCACGGGCTGCGCACGCTCAACATTGGACAGTGTGTGCGCATCACGGACAAGGGCCTGGAGCTGATCGCTGAGCACCTGAGCCAGCTCACCGGCATAGACCTGTACGGCTGCACCCGAATCACCAAGCGCGGCCTGGAGCGCATCACGCAGCTGCCCTGCCTCAAGGTACTCAACCTGGGACTCTGGCAGATGACGGACAGTGAGAAG
- the FBXL14 gene encoding F-box/LRR-repeat protein 14 isoform X6, whose protein sequence is METHISCLFPELLAMIFGYLDVRDKGRAAQVCTAWRDAAYHKSVWRGVEAKLHLRRANPSLFPSLQARGIRRVQILSLRRSLSYVIQGMANIESLNLSGCYNLTDNGLGHAFVQEIGSLRALNLSLCKQITDSSLGRIAQYLKGLEVLELGGCSNITNTGLLLIAWGLQRLKSLNLRSCRHLSDVGIGHLAGMTRSAAEGCLGLEQLTLQDCQKLTDLSLKHISRGLTGLRLLNLSFCGGISDAGLLHLSHMGSLRSLNLRSCDNISDTGIMHLAMGSLRLSGLDVSFCDKVGDQSLAYIAQGLDGLKSLSLCSCHISDDGINRMVRQMHGLRTLNIGQCVRITDKGLELIAEHLSQLTGIDLYGCTRITKRGLERITQLPCLKGLL, encoded by the exons atggaGACCCACATCTCATGCCTGTTCCCGGAGCTGCTGGCCATGATCTTCGGCTACCTGGACGTCCGGGACAAGGGGCGCGCGGCGCAGGTGTGCACGGCCTGGCGGGACGCCGCCTACCACAAGTCGGTGTGGCGGGGGGTGGAGGCCAAGCTGCACCTGCGCCGGGCCAACCCGTCGCTGTTCCCCAGCCTGCAGGCCCGGGGCATCCGCCGCGTGCAGATCCTGAGTCTCCGCCGCAGCCTCAGCTACGTGATCCAGGGCATGGCCAACATCGAGAGCCTCAACCTCAGCGGCTGCTACAACCTCACCGACAACGGGCTGGGCCACGCGTTTGTGCAGGAGATCGGCTCCCTGCGCGCTCTCAACCTGAGCCTCTGCAAGCAGATCACTGACAGCAGCCTGGGCCGCATAGCCCAGTATCTGAAGGGCCTGGAGGTGCTGGAGCTGGGGGGTTGCAGCAACATCACCAACACTGGCCTTTTGCTCATCGCCTGGGGTCTGCAGCGCCTCAAGAGCCTTAACCTCCGCAGCTGCCGCCACCTCTCGGATGTCGGCATCGGGCACCTGGCCGGCATGACGCGCAGCGCTGCGGAGGGCTGCCTGGGCCTGGAGCAGCTCACGCTACAGGACTGCCAGAAGCTCACAGATCTTTCTCTAAAGCACATCTCCCGAGGGCTGACGGGCCTGAGGCTCCTCAACCTCAGCTTCTGTGGGGGCATCTCGGACGCTGGCCTCCTGCACCTGTCGCACATGGGCAGCCTGCGCAGCCTCAACCTGCGCTCCTGTGACAACATCAGTGACACGGGCATCATGCATCTGGCCATGGGCAGCCTGCGCCTCTCGGGGCTGGATGTGTCGTTCTGTGACAAGGTGGGAGACCAGAGTCTGGCTTACATAGCCCAAGGGCTGGATGGCctcaagtctctctctctctgctcctgccACATCAGTGATGATGGCATCAACCGCATGGTGCGGCAGATGCACGGGCTGCGCACGCTCAACATTGGACAGTGTGTGCGCATCACGGACAAGGGCCTGGAGCTGATCGCTGAGCACCTGAGCCAGCTCACCGGCATAGACCTGTACGGCTGCACCCGAATCACCAAGCGCGGCCTGGAGCGCATCACGCAGCTGCCCTGCCTCAAG gGATTGCTCTGA
- the FBXL14 gene encoding F-box/LRR-repeat protein 14 isoform X5 translates to METHISCLFPELLAMIFGYLDVRDKGRAAQVCTAWRDAAYHKSVWRGVEAKLHLRRANPSLFPSLQARGIRRVQILSLRRSLSYVIQGMANIESLNLSGCYNLTDNGLGHAFVQEIGSLRALNLSLCKQITDSSLGRIAQYLKGLEVLELGGCSNITNTGLLLIAWGLQRLKSLNLRSCRHLSDVGIGHLAGMTRSAAEGCLGLEQLTLQDCQKLTDLSLKHISRGLTGLRLLNLSFCGGISDAGLLHLSHMGSLRSLNLRSCDNISDTGIMHLAMGSLRLSGLDVSFCDKVGDQSLAYIAQGLDGLKSLSLCSCHISDDGINRMVRQMHGLRTLNIGQCVRITDKGLELIAEHLSQLTGIDLYGCTRITKRGLERITQLPCLKVLNLGLWQMTDSEKGLL, encoded by the exons atggaGACCCACATCTCATGCCTGTTCCCGGAGCTGCTGGCCATGATCTTCGGCTACCTGGACGTCCGGGACAAGGGGCGCGCGGCGCAGGTGTGCACGGCCTGGCGGGACGCCGCCTACCACAAGTCGGTGTGGCGGGGGGTGGAGGCCAAGCTGCACCTGCGCCGGGCCAACCCGTCGCTGTTCCCCAGCCTGCAGGCCCGGGGCATCCGCCGCGTGCAGATCCTGAGTCTCCGCCGCAGCCTCAGCTACGTGATCCAGGGCATGGCCAACATCGAGAGCCTCAACCTCAGCGGCTGCTACAACCTCACCGACAACGGGCTGGGCCACGCGTTTGTGCAGGAGATCGGCTCCCTGCGCGCTCTCAACCTGAGCCTCTGCAAGCAGATCACTGACAGCAGCCTGGGCCGCATAGCCCAGTATCTGAAGGGCCTGGAGGTGCTGGAGCTGGGGGGTTGCAGCAACATCACCAACACTGGCCTTTTGCTCATCGCCTGGGGTCTGCAGCGCCTCAAGAGCCTTAACCTCCGCAGCTGCCGCCACCTCTCGGATGTCGGCATCGGGCACCTGGCCGGCATGACGCGCAGCGCTGCGGAGGGCTGCCTGGGCCTGGAGCAGCTCACGCTACAGGACTGCCAGAAGCTCACAGATCTTTCTCTAAAGCACATCTCCCGAGGGCTGACGGGCCTGAGGCTCCTCAACCTCAGCTTCTGTGGGGGCATCTCGGACGCTGGCCTCCTGCACCTGTCGCACATGGGCAGCCTGCGCAGCCTCAACCTGCGCTCCTGTGACAACATCAGTGACACGGGCATCATGCATCTGGCCATGGGCAGCCTGCGCCTCTCGGGGCTGGATGTGTCGTTCTGTGACAAGGTGGGAGACCAGAGTCTGGCTTACATAGCCCAAGGGCTGGATGGCctcaagtctctctctctctgctcctgccACATCAGTGATGATGGCATCAACCGCATGGTGCGGCAGATGCACGGGCTGCGCACGCTCAACATTGGACAGTGTGTGCGCATCACGGACAAGGGCCTGGAGCTGATCGCTGAGCACCTGAGCCAGCTCACCGGCATAGACCTGTACGGCTGCACCCGAATCACCAAGCGCGGCCTGGAGCGCATCACGCAGCTGCCCTGCCTCAAGGTACTCAACCTGGGACTCTGGCAGATGACGGACAGTGAGAAG gGATTGCTCTGA
- the FBXL14 gene encoding F-box/LRR-repeat protein 14 isoform X4: METHISCLFPELLAMIFGYLDVRDKGRAAQVCTAWRDAAYHKSVWRGVEAKLHLRRANPSLFPSLQARGIRRVQILSLRRSLSYVIQGMANIESLNLSGCYNLTDNGLGHAFVQEIGSLRALNLSLCKQITDSSLGRIAQYLKGLEVLELGGCSNITNTGLLLIAWGLQRLKSLNLRSCRHLSDVGIGHLAGMTRSAAEGCLGLEQLTLQDCQKLTDLSLKHISRGLTGLRLLNLSFCGGISDAGLLHLSHMGSLRSLNLRSCDNISDTGIMHLAMGSLRLSGLDVSFCDKVGDQSLAYIAQGLDGLKSLSLCSCHISDDGINRMVRQMHGLRTLNIGQCVRITDKGLELIAEHLSQLTGIDLYGCTRITKRGLERITQLPCLKEARGDFSPLFTVRTRGSSRR; the protein is encoded by the coding sequence atggaGACCCACATCTCATGCCTGTTCCCGGAGCTGCTGGCCATGATCTTCGGCTACCTGGACGTCCGGGACAAGGGGCGCGCGGCGCAGGTGTGCACGGCCTGGCGGGACGCCGCCTACCACAAGTCGGTGTGGCGGGGGGTGGAGGCCAAGCTGCACCTGCGCCGGGCCAACCCGTCGCTGTTCCCCAGCCTGCAGGCCCGGGGCATCCGCCGCGTGCAGATCCTGAGTCTCCGCCGCAGCCTCAGCTACGTGATCCAGGGCATGGCCAACATCGAGAGCCTCAACCTCAGCGGCTGCTACAACCTCACCGACAACGGGCTGGGCCACGCGTTTGTGCAGGAGATCGGCTCCCTGCGCGCTCTCAACCTGAGCCTCTGCAAGCAGATCACTGACAGCAGCCTGGGCCGCATAGCCCAGTATCTGAAGGGCCTGGAGGTGCTGGAGCTGGGGGGTTGCAGCAACATCACCAACACTGGCCTTTTGCTCATCGCCTGGGGTCTGCAGCGCCTCAAGAGCCTTAACCTCCGCAGCTGCCGCCACCTCTCGGATGTCGGCATCGGGCACCTGGCCGGCATGACGCGCAGCGCTGCGGAGGGCTGCCTGGGCCTGGAGCAGCTCACGCTACAGGACTGCCAGAAGCTCACAGATCTTTCTCTAAAGCACATCTCCCGAGGGCTGACGGGCCTGAGGCTCCTCAACCTCAGCTTCTGTGGGGGCATCTCGGACGCTGGCCTCCTGCACCTGTCGCACATGGGCAGCCTGCGCAGCCTCAACCTGCGCTCCTGTGACAACATCAGTGACACGGGCATCATGCATCTGGCCATGGGCAGCCTGCGCCTCTCGGGGCTGGATGTGTCGTTCTGTGACAAGGTGGGAGACCAGAGTCTGGCTTACATAGCCCAAGGGCTGGATGGCctcaagtctctctctctctgctcctgccACATCAGTGATGATGGCATCAACCGCATGGTGCGGCAGATGCACGGGCTGCGCACGCTCAACATTGGACAGTGTGTGCGCATCACGGACAAGGGCCTGGAGCTGATCGCTGAGCACCTGAGCCAGCTCACCGGCATAGACCTGTACGGCTGCACCCGAATCACCAAGCGCGGCCTGGAGCGCATCACGCAGCTGCCCTGCCTCAAG